Proteins co-encoded in one Nicotiana sylvestris chromosome 7, ASM39365v2, whole genome shotgun sequence genomic window:
- the LOC104243376 gene encoding protein BIC1-like, translated as MTNQRENSLFLILPKSSTPNPNDDKIESQRPSLGKKNKMKSEENHESKSTSDEGDKFNDARATQDKLSVVEEHASGYNKGESYVEDNGRERLKRHRVEVAGHVWIPDIWGQEELLKDWIDCSAFDASLMNSNIVSARTALVEERRIPNSSCRLRIENSC; from the coding sequence ATGACTAATCAACGCGAAAATTCATTGTTTTTGATACTACCCAAGAGTAGTACTCCTAACCCTAACGATGACAAGATCGAGTCACAACGCCCGAGTTTAGGGAAGAAAAACAAGATGAAGAGTGAAGAAAACCACGAGTCAAAATCCACTTCTGACGAAGGGGATAAATTCAACGATGCAAGAGCTACGCAGGACAAACTATCAGTAGTCGAGGAACATGCAAGTGGATATAACAAAGGCGAATCGTACGTGGAAGATAATGGACGTGAGAGATTGAAAAGACATCGGGTTGAAGTAGCTGGTCATGTATGGATTCCAGATATATGGGGTCAAGAAGAATTACTCAAAGATTGGATTGATTGTAGTGCTTTTGATGCTTCATTAATGAATAGTAATATAGTGTCAGCTCGTACTGCTTTGGTTGAAGAAAGAAGAATACCCAATTCTAGCTGCAGATTAAGAATAGAGAACAGCTGTTGA
- the LOC138874142 gene encoding uncharacterized protein yields MSIKLVVGECTLNVVSAYAPQVGLDEEIKRRFWEGLDDIFRSIPPSERLFIGGYFNGHIGSSAGGYTEVHEGFGFGERIGGGTSLLDFAKAFDLVIANSSFSKREEHLVTYQSSVAKTQIDYLLLRRCDKRWCENCKVIPGETLAMQHRLLVMDIGITIKRKKRSVRGRPRIIWGALTEDKAQELAGRLSAMGSWTSSGDTNTIWSTTAHNIRKAATEVLGISSGRTGVHKGDWWWYAGVQGKVEAKRAAYLRLERDIWLLGRRRRWQ; encoded by the coding sequence atgtcTATTAAATTGGTGGTAGGTGagtgtactttaaatgtcgttagcgcgtacgcgccGCAAGTTGGCTTggatgaggagattaaaaggcgcttttgggaggggttggatgacatCTTTCGTAGCATTCcaccttctgagaggttattcataggaggatatttcaatggtcatattgggtcgtccgcaggtggttatactgaggtgcatgAAGGCTTTGGTTTTGGGGAACGGATCGGAGGGGGCActtcgctgttggactttgccaaggcattcgatctagtgattgcAAACTCAAGTTTTTCGAAGcgggaggagcatttggttacttaccaaagttcggtggcgaagactcagattgactatctcctcctccgAAGATGCGACAAAAGGTGGTGCGAGAattgcaaagttatcccaggtgagacccttgcaatgcaacataggcttttggtgatggacattggtattacgataaaaaggaagaaaaggtcAGTACGAGGCCGCCCGAGGATTATTTGGGGCGCCTTGACTGAGGATAAAGCTCAGGAGTTGGCAGGAAGGTTATCCGCAATGGGATCTTGGACAAGTAGTGGGGACACAAACACTATATGGTCGACGACGGCACACAACATAAGGAAGGCGGCAACAGAGGTGTTAGGTATATCTTCTGGACGTACCGGTGTCCataaaggagactggtggtggtaTGCCggtgtccaaggtaaagtggaagcgaagaggGCGGCTTACCTGCGACTAGAGAGAGATATATGGttgctaggaaggaggcgaagatggcagtaa